In Phyllopteryx taeniolatus isolate TA_2022b chromosome 1, UOR_Ptae_1.2, whole genome shotgun sequence, the following proteins share a genomic window:
- the cbln4 gene encoding cerebellin-4: protein MRVLGWSVLWALAAALRAQNDTEPVVLEGKCLVVCDSNPAADWRASNSPLGISVRAANSKVAFSAVRSNNHEPSEMSNKTRIIYFDQVLVNIGNFFTFESVFLSPRKGVYSFNFHVIKVYQSQTIQVNLMLNGRPVISAFAGDKDVTREAATNGVLLYLEKEDKVYLKLEKGNLVGGWQYSTFSGFLVFPL from the exons ATGCGGGTGTTGGGCTGGAGCGTGCTGTGGGCTCTGGCTGCGGCCCTGCGAGCCCAGAACGACACGGAGCCCGTCGTGCTGGAGGGCAAGTGTCTGGTGGTGTGCGACTCCAACCCGGCCGCCGACTGGCGGGCGTCCAACTCGCCGCTCGGCATCTCGGTGCGCGCCGCCAACTCCAAGGTGGCTTTCTCGGCGGTGAGGAGCAACAACCACGAACCCTCCGAGATGAGCAACAAAACCAGGATCATCTACTTCGACCAG GTTCTCGTAAATATTGGAAACTTCTTCACATTTGAGTCCGTCTTTTTGTCCCCAAGAAAAGGAGTCTACAGTTTTAACTTCCATGTCATTAAAGTGTACCAGAGTCAGACCATACAg GTGAacctcatgttaaatgggaggcCTGTCATTTCAGCCTTCGCGGGGGACAAGGATGTAACCCGCGAGGCTGCCACAAACGGAGTTCTGCTCTATCTGGAAAAGGAGGACAAAGTCTACCTGAAATTGGAGAAGGGCAACCTGGTCGGGGGATGGCAGTACTCGACATTTTCTGGCTTTCTCGTCTTTCCGCTGTGA